Sequence from the Corallococcus sp. EGB genome:
GGTGGAGGCCGTCTCCTCCACGCTGGCGGCCATGGCGGCCGCGTCGCGCACCACGTCCTGGAGCGTCCTGCCCAGGGACATCACGGCGCCGGACACCTGGCCCATGCGCTCACCCACGCCCTGCGCGTCCGTGGCCAGGCGGGTGATGCCCTTGGACATCTCTTCAATGGTGGCGGCGACCTCCTCCGTGGTGGCGGCGCTGGTCTGGTTGCGCGACACCAGGTCCTCCACCGTGGCGGTCATCTCCTGCATGCTCGCCAGCAGCTGCTCGCTGGAGGCGGCCAGGTCCTCCGCGTTGGCGCTCACGCCCTTCACCGAGCGCGCCACCTCCTCCAGCGTGGAGGCCGTCACGTCGGCGCTGGACGACAGCACGCCCGCGTCCTTGCGCACGCTGGACACGGACGCGGTCACCTCCTGCATGGCGCCCGCGGTGGTCTCGGCCTCCTGCTGCACGGCCTTCGCCGCGTCGCTCGTGGCCGTCTGGCTGCGCACCAGCGCCTGCACGGCGGCGCTCGTCTGCTCCACCTGCGCGGCCACGGACTCGATGGCGATGCGCACCTGCTCGCCCGCCGCCGCCTGGTCGTTGCCCGCGGACGCGAGCCGCGCCGTCAGCTGCTCGGTGGACTTCACCAGCCCCACGCCTTCCGCCACCTGGAGCGAGGCGCGCTCCGCCAGCGCGCGCGCGTCCTCCAGCTTGCGCACGCTGTTACCGTTGTCCGTCGACATCCGCCGCCTCCTCCCCCACCACCCGGGGGAAATCAATGAGCATCACCAGCCGCGGGCCCACCTGCGTCACGGCCTTCACGAACCCCTTCGCGCCCTCCACCACCATGGGGGGAGGCGGCTGGATGGTGCGCGGATCCAGCTTCAACACCTCGCGGGCGCTGTCCACGAGCAGCCCCACTGTGCGCTCGCCCAGCTGCCCCACCACCACCCGCGAATCCAGCGACGGCGTCCCCGCCGGCAGCCCGAAGCGCGCCCTCGCGTCCACCACGGGGATGACCCGGCCCCGCACCTGCACCAGGCCCGCGACGTGCGCGGGCGCCCCGGGCACCGGCGTCGCGCCGGTGAAGGACTCCATCTGCACGACGTCCGCCGCGGGAATCGCGTACTCCGTCCCGTCCACCTTGAACA
This genomic interval carries:
- a CDS encoding chemotaxis protein CheW, with amino-acid sequence MNVLHVLFKVDGTEYAIPAADVVQMESFTGATPVPGAPAHVAGLVQVRGRVIPVVDARARFGLPAGTPSLDSRVVVGQLGERTVGLLVDSAREVLKLDPRTIQPPPPMVVEGAKGFVKAVTQVGPRLVMLIDFPRVVGEEAADVDGQR